In the Streptomyces sp. SJL17-4 genome, CTGGCCCCGCACATCGCGGAGGAGCTGTGGCGCAGGCTGGGCCACAGCGACTCGGTGGTCCACCAGGGCTTCCCGGTCGCCGACCCGGCGTACGTCGTCGACGAGACCGTGACCTGCGTCGTGCAGATCAAGGGCAAGGTCAAGGCCCGCCTGGAGGTCTCCCCGTCGATCACCGACGCGGAGCTCGAGACCCTGGCGCTGGCCGACCCGCAGGTGGTCGCTGCGCTGGGTGACGCCGAGATCCGCAAGGTGATCGTGCGGGCGCCGAAGCTGGTCAACATCGTCGCCGGCTGACCCACATAGGGATTTCCCCTACGGGCAGGTTGGGGGTTCCGATGGAACCCCTGGCCTGCCCGTTCCGTTTACCGTGGAGGAACCACATCCGTGGGGACGTGACGGACGCCGGAGGGGCACCTATGGAAGCCGCGATTATCACGATCATGGCGCTGCTCTTCTTGTCCTTCGTGGCGCTGGGGGTCTACGTCACGGTGAAGGCGGTCAAGGCCACCAAGCGCGGCGTGGACCGCACGATCGACCAGGCCCGGCGCACCGTCGAGGACACCACGCTGCGGGCCAAGAGCTTCGGCCAGGCAGGTACGGCGGGTGAGCTGGCCCGACTGCGGCTCTCGCTGCGCACCTCGATGCGGGCGACCCAGGAGGCGCTGCAGGCCGGGGTCGGCGAGGACGCCTCGCTGAAGGAGTCGCTGGAGCTGTTCCACCGGCTCAGCGCGCACGGGCTCGAACTGGACGAGGACCTCAAGCGGATCGAGCGGGAGCCCGACCGGGCCTGGGTGGCGGGGCAGCTTCCCGAACTCACCGCGCGGACCGAGCGAATCACCAGCTCGGCCGACGCACTGCGCCGCGCCGCCCGGGAGCGGGCCCTCAGGTTCGCCGAGGACGACCTGTCGTCGCTCAGCGCCCAGATCGACGTCGAGGCGGGTGCGCTGCGGCACTGGACGACGGCGGGTCCGGAGACCACGTCCGGGACGGCTGGGACGTCGGGGACGGCTTCCGGGAGTTCGGTGCCGGGTGGCCAGGGTGCCGCTTCCGGAAGTTCGGTGCCGGGAGCCGGCGGTGAGCCTTCCGCGATCACGGCGCCCGACCCCCGACTGACCTCCTACCCCTGGGAGAAGTCGGCCCGCCCGGAGACCACCACCTGACGGAACCGCGGACGCGGAAGCCCGGCGGGACGACGGGCGGGACGCCGCAGGGACGGGCACTCGGTGCCGTCCCGGCGTTCACGACGGGGGCCGGGCTGCCGTGCGCCGGTCTCGGCGGGTAACCTCCCGCTCATGTCCCGGCATGTCGCGATCGTCACCGATTCCACGGCCTACCTGCCACGCCAGACCAGGGAGCGGCACGCCATCACCACGGTCCCGCTGACCGTCGTCATCGGCGACCGCGCCCTCGAGGAGGGCACCGAGATCTCGGCCAAGGCGCTCGCCGAGGCCCTGCAGAAGAAGCGGGCCGTCACCACCTCGCGGCCCAGCCCCGAGATCTTCGCCGAGGCCTACCGCGAGGCCGCGGAGGCCGGGGCGAAGGGCGTCGTCTCCCTTCATCTGTCCGCCGAGGTCTCCGGGACCTACGACGCGGCCGTGCTCGCCGCGAAGGACGCTCCCGTGCCCGTGCGGGTCGTGGACACCCGCATGATGGGCATGGCCCTGGGTTTCTGCGCCCTCGCGGCGGCCCAGGTCGCCGAGGCCGGCGGATCGCTCGACGAGGCCGTCGCGGCAGCCGAGAAGCGCGCCGCGGGCACCTCCGCCTTTTTCTACGTCGACACCCTGGACTATCTGCGCCGCGGCGGGCGCATCGGGGCGGCCCAGGCGCTGCTCGGCTCCGCGCTCGCGGTGAAGCCGCTCCTCGAACTCGACGGCGGACGGATCGAGCTGCGGGAGAAGGTGCGGACGGCCTCGAAGGCCATCGCCCGGCTCGAGGAGATCGCCGTGGAGCGGGCCGGTTCCGGCGCCGTCGACATCGCCGTCCACCATCTCTCCGCGCCCGAGCGGGCAGCCGCGCTCGCCGACCGGCTCGGGAAACGGGTGCCGGGCTTGGCGGAGCTGCACGTCAGCGAGGTGGGAGCGGTCATCGGCGCTCACACGGGACCAGGACTGCTCGCGGTCGTCGTCTCGCCGCGCTGATCCGTACGCGGTCCATCCCTCGGGAGAGTGACGGAGTTGTCCACAGCGCGGCCCCTGTCCACGGAACGTGGCTGAGCTCCGCACAGCCCGCCGGGGATTCCTACCGTCACATGCATGACTCTTCGTACACGCATCGCATCGACGACCTCCGGCGTTCTCGGCACGACGGGTGCTCCGACCAGCGGTCCCGGCAGGGCGCCGGGCTCCGACGGGAGGAGCCGCCCCGGAGCGCGTGGCGCGGCTCCAGGGCGGGCCAGGAGGCGGACCCGGGTGAGGAGGGTCGGGACGGTTCCCGAGGCTGTCGTACGGCGGCGAGGGGATGAGCTGTTCCCGGCAGCGGCTGCGGTGGAGGCGGCCGCGGCGGAGGAGGACGCGGTTGCGGATCCGGAGGCGGGGGAGCGGGAATCTCCGTCGGGGGTACGCGATCGGGGTTCGCCGTCCGGGGCGCGGGCACGCCTCGCGGGGGTGCTGC is a window encoding:
- a CDS encoding DegV family protein, translated to MSRHVAIVTDSTAYLPRQTRERHAITTVPLTVVIGDRALEEGTEISAKALAEALQKKRAVTTSRPSPEIFAEAYREAAEAGAKGVVSLHLSAEVSGTYDAAVLAAKDAPVPVRVVDTRMMGMALGFCALAAAQVAEAGGSLDEAVAAAEKRAAGTSAFFYVDTLDYLRRGGRIGAAQALLGSALAVKPLLELDGGRIELREKVRTASKAIARLEEIAVERAGSGAVDIAVHHLSAPERAAALADRLGKRVPGLAELHVSEVGAVIGAHTGPGLLAVVVSPR